Proteins encoded together in one Deinococcus hopiensis KR-140 window:
- a CDS encoding helix-turn-helix domain-containing protein, with protein MIVRWKVKEFLDSNNKTAYALWKASGLSRTTTYAIAQGDMEGVQFDTLSKLVEGLEKLTGKRVEIGDLLEVVRP; from the coding sequence GTGATCGTGCGCTGGAAGGTAAAAGAGTTTTTGGACAGCAACAACAAGACCGCATACGCGCTATGGAAGGCATCAGGGCTGTCACGCACAACTACCTATGCCATCGCACAGGGCGATATGGAGGGCGTGCAATTTGACACCCTGAGCAAGTTAGTGGAGGGATTGGAGAAATTAACAGGTAAGCGTGTGGAGATAGGCGATCTCTTGGAAGTGGTGCGGCCATGA
- a CDS encoding GIY-YIG nuclease family protein: MTQFVYVLEDKNTHLLKIGISLDPEFRAKQVGKEFGTDVVVAGVLKVDDARRTEQFLHSMFSERRVVGEWFELTEKQKGYLLAYFIDKPQKRDARGTKAPPKRRPPALPRRTDFALQKLQGGSWSILTPDGMVGSVQLKEGGNSLGLEIKSREQIEALRGILDALDLELVAVPKKNV; this comes from the coding sequence ATGACCCAGTTCGTCTATGTGCTGGAAGACAAGAACACGCACCTACTCAAGATCGGAATTTCCCTTGACCCTGAATTTCGCGCCAAGCAGGTTGGTAAAGAATTTGGAACTGATGTGGTGGTGGCTGGCGTATTGAAAGTGGACGATGCCCGCCGCACAGAGCAGTTTCTTCATAGCATGTTCTCCGAGCGCCGAGTGGTTGGGGAATGGTTTGAGTTGACAGAGAAGCAAAAGGGCTATCTGCTGGCCTACTTTATTGACAAGCCTCAAAAGAGAGATGCCCGAGGCACAAAGGCCCCTCCAAAGCGGCGTCCGCCCGCGCTGCCCCGTAGAACGGATTTTGCTCTTCAGAAACTTCAAGGGGGGAGCTGGAGCATCCTTACACCCGATGGAATGGTGGGGAGTGTGCAACTCAAAGAAGGGGGCAACTCTTTGGGCTTGGAGATTAAGAGCAGGGAGCAGATCGAAGCCTTGCGAGGCATCCTTGACGCCCTAGACCTCGAACTCGTCGCCGTCCCCAAAAAAAACGTGTGA
- a CDS encoding S8 family peptidase, with protein MPEQLDHLILQRLKESETRRPERPAFGASPPLRSNQREHQGAIAMQMHAAVERPTRIRPSQVEVTNLLVLEMSFLGIDERQQLEDKFQAFIVSESNTEEADMGARYEISLHFSNSDYAHAFLEEWSRGPYTSMGFVVSPERASLGIPSDKKYVLSHPERSSLINLIEESFILQVEGLDIERVNSRKIRSSQKNLYKFIVQFTSLVDQQHFIDEANLYAQGNTQNSFLTAVQRANLFDALQSVRSLSPEDKMGPRLREKFDQIGEDTFFFDVDLWHPGENLNISQYKQSFRTIVQQLEGRVPGGPQEIAGSLLVAKVQGNRDLLSELLTLDMVSWIDLPPSVNFDSFTPIDDAIELPDLSQLSTTEMPLAAIIDSGIVSGHPFLSGLVVDAIDFSSGEGTPADLHGHGTQVAGVVVYGDLTEGLTTGKWEPKVRVLSGKVLRNNPDGTGGVIFAEDERASIQMADAIRTLHDTYGCRVFNLSINENHRVYRGGRQSEWALMLDDIARELNIVVVVSSGNAIPEIPSSFMRTELGRDLLEIQTSERHAIADPASGANVLTVGSIARRDEPSVHPNVFERDPSPIVPVESEMPSPFTRTGNVLDKGSGLVRQVKPELVSYGGNYSITSTGGVWARWKDNDRNLAEVLLNHNFPTGSLLTLGWGTSFAAPQVTHVCAQVEHQLRRIFHPMGKIPSANLVRAITVHSASIPQEIQVKLTNGLTEGAGQRRLRRFFGYGRPSIDKALFSDTNRVLLVADDLIASGKYHIYELELPENFVRNRGRRKIRATLAFDPPVRNTRKTYVARTMWMKMCRGLTPSEIDSIRSTGGSGSVAFGSNQLLNMKPTGELLSWSTVQSNIFETTRAQVLETCRHSDGKYKIHLIVGCEEEFPGYEEDLQRYGLVVSLEHEDAQISLYQEVQASITVQARAQMRSQSRVRSRSS; from the coding sequence GTGCCAGAACAACTTGATCATCTCATCTTACAGCGCCTCAAAGAAAGCGAAACTCGAAGACCCGAACGCCCGGCGTTTGGTGCATCTCCTCCACTTAGGTCGAACCAGAGAGAGCACCAAGGCGCTATTGCGATGCAGATGCATGCAGCAGTTGAAAGACCGACTAGGATTAGGCCTTCTCAAGTAGAGGTGACAAATCTTTTAGTTCTTGAGATGAGTTTTTTGGGGATAGATGAGCGTCAGCAGTTAGAGGATAAATTCCAAGCATTTATTGTGTCTGAAAGTAATACAGAAGAAGCTGATATGGGGGCTCGTTATGAAATTAGCCTCCATTTTTCTAATTCGGATTATGCTCATGCCTTTTTAGAAGAATGGAGCCGTGGGCCGTACACCAGCATGGGTTTTGTTGTGTCTCCTGAGCGTGCAAGTTTAGGAATACCGAGCGATAAAAAATACGTTTTGAGCCACCCAGAAAGAAGCAGCCTGATTAATCTAATAGAAGAAAGTTTTATTCTGCAGGTAGAAGGTTTGGATATTGAGAGAGTCAATTCCAGAAAAATAAGAAGTTCTCAGAAAAATCTTTACAAATTTATTGTGCAATTTACCAGTTTAGTGGATCAGCAGCACTTCATAGATGAGGCAAATCTGTATGCTCAAGGTAATACACAGAACTCCTTCTTGACTGCTGTACAACGTGCGAATCTTTTTGATGCTTTGCAGAGTGTGCGATCATTATCCCCCGAAGATAAAATGGGACCACGCTTGAGGGAGAAATTCGATCAGATCGGAGAGGACACTTTTTTCTTTGATGTAGACCTTTGGCATCCTGGTGAAAACTTGAATATCTCTCAATATAAGCAGAGCTTTAGGACGATTGTGCAGCAATTAGAGGGGCGGGTGCCAGGCGGTCCTCAAGAAATAGCAGGCAGTCTGTTAGTAGCTAAAGTGCAAGGGAACCGCGATCTTCTTAGTGAGTTGCTCACCTTAGATATGGTGTCATGGATCGACCTCCCCCCCTCTGTCAATTTCGATAGTTTCACGCCAATAGATGACGCAATTGAATTGCCCGACTTAAGTCAATTATCTACGACAGAGATGCCCTTGGCGGCAATAATTGATTCTGGTATTGTTTCTGGCCATCCTTTCCTCAGCGGACTTGTAGTAGATGCGATAGATTTTTCTTCGGGCGAAGGCACGCCTGCTGACTTGCATGGTCATGGAACGCAGGTTGCCGGAGTTGTTGTTTATGGAGATCTTACTGAAGGATTAACTACGGGGAAGTGGGAACCTAAAGTCCGAGTCTTAAGTGGTAAGGTGCTGAGAAATAATCCTGACGGCACTGGCGGAGTCATCTTTGCGGAAGATGAACGGGCTAGTATACAGATGGCCGATGCAATACGTACACTTCACGATACTTATGGGTGTCGAGTATTTAATCTTTCGATAAATGAAAATCATCGAGTTTATAGAGGAGGAAGGCAGTCGGAATGGGCACTCATGCTGGATGATATAGCTAGAGAGCTCAATATAGTTGTTGTGGTTTCTTCGGGTAATGCCATTCCAGAAATACCATCCTCGTTTATGCGAACTGAGCTAGGTAGGGATTTACTGGAAATTCAGACTTCGGAAAGACACGCTATTGCTGATCCAGCTTCTGGAGCAAATGTTTTAACAGTTGGTTCGATCGCTCGCAGAGATGAGCCCTCTGTACACCCAAATGTTTTTGAAAGAGATCCTTCGCCCATTGTTCCAGTAGAATCGGAAATGCCCTCTCCCTTTACGAGAACTGGCAATGTTCTTGATAAAGGCTCTGGCCTTGTAAGGCAGGTCAAGCCTGAATTGGTGTCGTATGGAGGCAACTATTCTATTACTTCCACTGGCGGCGTCTGGGCTAGATGGAAAGATAACGATCGAAATTTGGCAGAAGTCCTTCTCAACCACAACTTTCCAACTGGCTCACTTTTGACTCTCGGTTGGGGAACTAGCTTTGCTGCTCCTCAAGTAACTCATGTATGTGCTCAAGTCGAACACCAATTGCGCAGAATATTTCATCCTATGGGTAAAATCCCGTCTGCCAATTTAGTTCGTGCAATTACTGTTCATAGTGCTTCTATTCCACAAGAAATACAAGTTAAGCTAACAAATGGTTTAACAGAAGGGGCAGGGCAGAGAAGGTTACGTCGATTTTTTGGTTATGGTAGGCCCTCTATAGATAAGGCCTTATTTTCGGATACAAACAGAGTGCTTCTAGTGGCTGATGATTTGATTGCGAGTGGTAAGTATCATATTTATGAACTAGAGCTTCCTGAAAACTTTGTGCGTAATAGGGGGCGTAGAAAAATAAGAGCTACTCTCGCCTTCGATCCACCAGTGAGGAACACTCGTAAGACTTATGTTGCTCGTACAATGTGGATGAAGATGTGTCGTGGACTTACGCCAAGTGAGATAGATAGCATTCGATCTACAGGTGGCAGTGGAAGTGTCGCATTCGGGAGTAATCAATTGCTCAATATGAAGCCAACTGGAGAGCTACTAAGTTGGTCAACCGTCCAATCAAATATTTTTGAAACAACTCGTGCGCAAGTGCTGGAAACATGCAGGCACAGCGACGGTAAATATAAAATCCATCTGATAGTGGGTTGCGAAGAAGAATTCCCGGGCTATGAAGAGGATTTACAACGCTATGGTCTTGTCGTGTCACTTGAGCACGAGGATGCACAAATTTCTCTGTATCAAGAGGTGCAGGCCAGTATTACCGTACAGGCAAGAGCACAGATGCGCTCTCAATCTCGCGTAAGATCTCGATCTTCATAA
- a CDS encoding AAA family ATPase, protein MIKKMFKSYATGQHDAFMEAAQDVILDERKKQHVVLANELTRLLNGASTTRPDFPLASLQPVPRDPEKGLPLFDIKTPQKRMEDLFTTKGQEQALWDVMNEFKQWEILEMYSLKPAQKLLFCGPPGCGKTITAEAIASELGLPMLYVRFDGLVSSLLGETASNLSRVFEYVTRGQWVVFFDEFDAIGRSRDDSTEHGELKRVVNAFLQMLDRFEGRSLVIAATNFEQALDPALWRRFDEVFRFEKPDEETILRLLTRLLKRNLKKTNILPSISRELVGFSHADVERICLDAIKRTVLAGGMYVEEQDLIRAVAKQRDRQKILNFRHSTTSPTVDEE, encoded by the coding sequence TTGATCAAGAAGATGTTCAAAAGCTATGCCACCGGACAGCATGACGCGTTCATGGAGGCAGCTCAAGACGTTATTCTTGATGAACGTAAAAAACAGCATGTTGTCTTGGCTAATGAGCTGACACGGCTATTGAACGGAGCATCAACTACGCGACCTGATTTTCCCCTTGCTAGCCTACAGCCCGTACCTCGAGATCCCGAAAAGGGCCTACCTCTTTTTGACATAAAGACTCCGCAAAAGCGAATGGAGGATCTGTTTACTACTAAGGGGCAGGAACAAGCTCTTTGGGACGTGATGAATGAATTCAAGCAGTGGGAAATATTAGAAATGTATAGCTTGAAGCCTGCGCAAAAATTGCTTTTTTGTGGACCACCAGGGTGCGGTAAAACTATTACTGCCGAGGCTATAGCAAGCGAATTGGGTCTTCCTATGCTATATGTCCGGTTTGATGGTTTGGTGTCCAGTTTATTGGGTGAAACGGCCTCGAATTTGTCGCGCGTTTTTGAATATGTGACACGTGGTCAATGGGTCGTATTTTTTGATGAATTTGATGCTATAGGCCGTTCTCGTGATGATAGTACTGAGCACGGAGAGTTGAAGCGAGTCGTAAATGCTTTTTTGCAGATGCTAGACAGATTTGAAGGTAGATCCCTTGTAATAGCGGCGACAAATTTCGAGCAGGCGCTTGACCCTGCTCTATGGCGTCGTTTTGATGAGGTATTTCGTTTTGAAAAGCCAGATGAAGAAACAATTCTTCGCTTACTCACTCGCCTACTCAAAAGAAATTTGAAGAAGACAAACATTCTTCCAAGTATAAGCAGGGAGCTTGTTGGATTTAGCCATGCTGACGTTGAGCGCATTTGTCTTGATGCAATCAAGCGGACAGTGCTAGCCGGTGGGATGTACGTTGAGGAACAAGACTTAATTCGTGCCGTTGCTAAGCAGCGCGATCGCCAGAAAATTCTAAATTTTCGTCACAGCACGACTTCTCCTACTGTTGACGAGGAATAA
- a CDS encoding DUF1304 domain-containing protein translates to MMHILSMGLILLVALIHVYIVILEMFLWTHPRGRAAFGTTAEEAQTTRVLAANQGVYNGFLVAGLLWSLLAPAALAPPLKIFFLMCVIIAGLYGTATVSRRILFVQVIPAVLALLAVLLSR, encoded by the coding sequence ATGATGCACATACTCTCAATGGGACTCATTCTTCTTGTTGCCCTTATTCACGTTTACATCGTGATCTTAGAGATGTTTCTTTGGACGCATCCTCGCGGACGTGCAGCCTTCGGTACCACAGCTGAAGAGGCCCAGACCACGAGGGTGCTGGCTGCAAATCAGGGAGTCTATAACGGCTTCTTGGTCGCTGGACTCCTCTGGTCATTGCTGGCACCAGCAGCGTTGGCTCCTCCATTAAAAATATTCTTCCTGATGTGCGTGATTATTGCCGGGCTGTACGGCACTGCAACTGTTTCCAGGCGTATTCTTTTCGTTCAAGTCATCCCAGCAGTACTGGCTCTTCTTGCCGTTCTTCTCAGTCGCTAG
- a CDS encoding VOC family protein: MSVQFNHAIIAAHDRHASASFFAQLFGLSEPTFWGPFASVTLEEGVHLQFAEPGIPEIQMQHFAFLVDDPTFDQIYERMQLSGLEHWADPQGTLPGQINTHHGGRGVYFKDPAGHGFEIITRPYGSSV; the protein is encoded by the coding sequence ATGAGCGTTCAATTCAACCACGCCATCATCGCCGCCCACGACCGGCACGCATCCGCGTCCTTCTTCGCGCAGCTATTCGGGTTGTCTGAACCCACCTTTTGGGGGCCGTTTGCCAGCGTCACGCTTGAAGAAGGCGTACATCTCCAATTCGCGGAGCCAGGGATACCAGAGATTCAGATGCAGCACTTCGCCTTCCTGGTTGATGACCCCACTTTTGACCAGATTTACGAACGGATGCAGTTGAGTGGGTTGGAGCACTGGGCCGATCCGCAAGGCACTCTTCCTGGACAGATCAACACACACCATGGCGGGCGTGGTGTCTACTTCAAAGATCCCGCTGGGCATGGTTTTGAGATCATCACGCGTCCCTACGGTTCGTCTGTCTGA
- a CDS encoding RloB family protein: MTKGRKAAREIGKKRPSRKIKKTYLIVCEGVKTEPNYFMEMRREHKLAISVEVCGTGCNTISLIAEAAKIVKSSGINFDQIWCVFDKDDFPADNFDNAINKANSHGFRLAWSNECFELWYLLHFRYTTAHLPRESIYRDLTSRVEGSYEKNRQGMYKFLLPEQKTAIKNAKKLEVYHIANGSTPSGSNPLTKVYELVEELISQIEE, encoded by the coding sequence ATGACTAAGGGGAGGAAGGCTGCTCGTGAAATAGGAAAAAAAAGACCTTCCAGAAAAATAAAAAAGACTTATTTAATTGTTTGCGAAGGAGTAAAAACTGAACCGAACTACTTTATGGAGATGCGAAGAGAGCACAAGTTGGCAATAAGTGTTGAGGTGTGCGGCACGGGTTGCAATACCATTAGCTTAATTGCGGAGGCAGCAAAAATCGTTAAATCATCTGGCATTAATTTTGACCAAATATGGTGTGTTTTTGATAAGGACGATTTTCCTGCTGACAACTTTGATAATGCTATTAATAAAGCTAACTCCCACGGATTTAGACTGGCATGGTCAAATGAATGTTTTGAACTTTGGTATCTTCTCCACTTCAGATACACGACAGCCCATTTGCCTAGAGAGAGCATATATCGAGATTTAACTTCTAGGGTTGAAGGTAGCTATGAAAAAAACAGACAAGGAATGTACAAATTTCTACTTCCTGAACAGAAGACAGCTATAAAAAACGCTAAGAAGCTGGAGGTCTATCATATCGCTAACGGCTCAACTCCTTCGGGATCTAATCCTCTTACAAAAGTTTACGAGCTTGTCGAAGAACTAATAAGCCAAATAGAAGAATAA
- a CDS encoding AAA family ATPase produces MVIQFSVRNFRSIRGLATLDFVASKIKSRDPRIDVNNVVDLGKIKILKSIAIYGANASGKSNIFKALEFMGKLITFDSTRSQIGDPIKVEPFMLDETGRKETSLFELIFIIDDIKYRYGFEVNDKEVMEEWLYWTPKNHERKIFYRDSGSISHGTDFYDANQIKRFVRNNALFLPIAAQFNAEIPKNVLQFFRRLFFLRGSDKAIRGLSVRFLEQGMMKDEIQDVLRAADLHIEDFALGEKWNDVDEEEGDEEETSVKQFRMASNRKIITIHHKYNDEGEVVGTESFDLEKNESSGTQKIFALSGLLIAALKSGGILFVDEVDSQLHPLITKSLIKMFNSQERNPNGAQLVFITHDTSLLDSKILRRDQIWFAEKDKIGSTEIYSLADYEGDGKKIRNDASFEKDYISGRYGAIPYLGAFDFNTTKKAIKND; encoded by the coding sequence ATGGTTATTCAGTTCAGTGTGAGAAATTTTCGATCAATCAGAGGGTTGGCCACCTTAGATTTTGTTGCTTCAAAGATAAAATCAAGGGATCCTAGAATTGATGTTAATAATGTAGTTGATCTTGGAAAAATAAAAATTTTAAAGTCAATTGCTATATATGGTGCTAATGCTAGCGGCAAGAGTAACATATTCAAAGCATTGGAATTTATGGGCAAGCTTATTACGTTTGATTCAACCAGATCGCAAATAGGCGACCCTATTAAGGTTGAACCCTTTATGTTGGACGAAACTGGTCGAAAAGAGACAAGTTTATTTGAACTTATATTCATAATAGATGATATTAAATATAGATATGGATTTGAAGTTAACGATAAAGAAGTGATGGAAGAGTGGTTGTATTGGACCCCTAAAAATCATGAGAGAAAAATTTTCTATCGAGATTCGGGCAGCATCTCTCATGGAACTGATTTTTACGATGCCAATCAGATTAAAAGGTTTGTTAGGAATAACGCACTCTTTTTGCCAATCGCGGCGCAGTTTAATGCAGAGATACCTAAGAACGTGCTTCAGTTTTTTCGTCGATTATTCTTTCTCAGGGGTTCTGACAAAGCTATTAGAGGATTAAGTGTTAGATTTCTAGAACAAGGAATGATGAAAGATGAAATACAAGATGTCCTCAGGGCAGCTGACTTACACATAGAAGACTTCGCCTTGGGAGAGAAATGGAATGATGTAGATGAGGAAGAAGGTGATGAAGAGGAAACAAGTGTTAAGCAATTTCGAATGGCATCCAATAGAAAGATTATTACAATACACCATAAGTATAATGATGAAGGAGAAGTAGTAGGGACTGAAAGCTTTGACTTGGAGAAGAATGAGTCAAGTGGTACCCAGAAGATATTTGCACTTTCTGGATTATTAATAGCGGCATTAAAAAGCGGAGGAATTCTATTTGTAGATGAAGTAGATTCGCAGCTTCATCCACTTATAACAAAATCATTAATTAAAATGTTTAACTCCCAGGAGAGAAACCCAAATGGCGCTCAACTTGTTTTCATTACACACGATACCAGTCTGCTTGATTCTAAAATCCTTAGAAGAGATCAAATATGGTTTGCCGAGAAGGATAAAATTGGATCGACTGAAATATACTCTCTGGCTGATTACGAGGGTGATGGTAAGAAGATAAGAAATGATGCTTCCTTCGAAAAGGATTATATATCAGGTAGATACGGGGCCATTCCGTATCTAGGTGCGTTTGATTTTAATACTACAAAGAAGGCTATAAAAAATGACTAA